A region from the Triticum aestivum cultivar Chinese Spring chromosome 3D, IWGSC CS RefSeq v2.1, whole genome shotgun sequence genome encodes:
- the LOC123075703 gene encoding protein IRON-RELATED TRANSCRIPTION FACTOR 2: MGHQHQMFNDPFASSMSSLEEDMFSGAGGYHHLTPSMQWPGLDNDIPSAPAANNATSSGGSGSHRKMSHNAYERDRRKQLNEQYSSLRSLLPDDDHNKKMSIPTTVSRVIKYIPELQKEVDGLEKKKEELRRASYEQGAMRQNTAPIVSATCLDDREIMVQVSQVSTMAGALPMSKCIKVLENQGLRLINSSTSAFQNRTFYSLHLQRTQRTMSKEGQTFCNELENVVKQKAGQHLHH, translated from the exons ATGGGGCACCAGCACCAGATGTTCAACGACCCCTTCGCGAGCAGCATGTCGTCACTGGAGGAGGACATGTTCTCCGGTGCCGGCGGCTACCACCACCTCACGCCTTCCATGCAGTGGCCGGGCTTGGATAACGACATACCGTCAGCACCGGCTGCCAACAACGCCACCTCCTCCGGCGGCTCTGGATCACACCGAAAGATGAGTCACAACGCGTACGAGCGTGACCGCCGCAAGCAGCTCAACGAGCAATATTCCTCCCTCCGCTCCCTCCTCCCCGATGACGACCACAAT AAGAAGATGAGCATTCCGACCACGGTGTCGCGGGTGATCAAGTACATCCCGGAGCTGCAGAAGGAGGTAGACGgcctggagaagaagaaggaggagctgaGGCGGGCCAGCTACGAGCAAGGCGCCATGAGGCAGAACACGGCCCCGATCGTGTCCGCCACCTGCCTCGACGACAGGGAGATCATGGTCCAGGTCAGCCAGGTGAGCACCATGGCCGGAGCTCTGCCCATGTCCAAGTGCATCAAGGTGCTGGAGAATCAAGGCCTCCGCCTCATAAATTCCTCGACTTCCGCGTTCCAGAACAGGACGTTCTACAGCCTCCATCTTCAG AGAACCCAGCGAACAATGAGCAAGGAGGGCCAAACATTTTGTAACGAACTGGAGAACGTCGTGAAGCAAAAGGCGGGACAACATCTGCATCATTAG
- the LOC123075702 gene encoding E3 ubiquitin-protein ligase ATL6, with the protein MGPAPCTNGLLIVLLLVLAVADFGSGQQNPPPPGAYYTAKFSPSRATVIIVLIVILTFPTMAYADVKEHKAVKGALECAVCLSEFDDDETLRLLPKCSHVFHPDCIDTWLASHITCPVCRANLVPDDTDFPGTGGELSSVHPASRPPQEVPPSASATEAAPTVVIDAEESEDERIIREDTDELARIGSLKRALRSKSSRAPTHFSRSHSTGHSLAARASSCTGTGAGVERFTLRLPEPEHAGRLRRMKSLAVFTAGRQGSTYRSLRLCGDGSSRSGTRVRLGQSGRWPSFLSRTFSAAWGARSTQSAELDGSSKGGKPAASQWSAKTTRPGVRC; encoded by the exons ATGGGGCCGGCACCCTGCACCAATGGCctcctcatcgtcctcctcctcgtgctCGCCGTGGCCGACTTCGGGTCGGGGCAGCAGAACCCGCCTCCGCCAGGGGCGTACTACACGGCGAAGTTCAGCCCATCCAGGGCCACCGTCATCATCGTCCTAATCGTCATCCTC ACCTTCCCGACCATGGCGTACGCCGACGTGAAGGAGCACAAGGCCGTCAAGGGCGCGCTGGAGTGCGCCGTGTGCCTCAGCGAGTTCGACGACGACGAGACGCTCCGCCTCCTGCCCAAGTGCTCCCACGTCTTCCACCCGGACTGCATCGACACCTGGCTTGCCTCCCACATCACATGCCCGGTCTGCCGCGCGAACCTCGTCCCCGACGACACCGACTTTCCGGGCACCGGCGGTGAGCTGTCGAGTGTCCATCCCGCTTCGCGGCCGCCGCAAGAGGTGCCACCGTCAGCTTCTGCAACGGAGGCAGCTCCCACCGTCGTCATCGACGCGGAGGAGAGTGAGGACGAGAGGATCATCCGGGAAGATACGGACGAACTGGCGCGCATCGGCAGCCTGAAACGCGCGCTGCGCTCCAAGTCCAGCCGAGCGCCCACGCACTTCTCGCGTTCGCACTCGACGGGGCACTCGCTCGCTGCGCGAGCCAGCAGCTGCACCGGCACGGGCGCCGGCGTCGAGAGGTTCACGCTGCGGCTACCCGAGCCGGAGCACGCGGGCAGACTACGGCGCATGAAGAGCCTCGCCGTGTTCACTGCCGGCCGCCAGGGCAGCACGTACCGTTCCCTCCGACTATGCGGCGACGGCAGCAGCCGCAGCGGGACGAGAGTCCGGCTCGGCCAGTCAGGCCGGTGGCCATCTTTCTTGTCGCGGACTTTCTCCGCGGCGTGGGGGGCGAGGTCCACCCAGAGTGCCGAGTTGGACGGGTCGAGCAAGGGCGGGAAGCCGGCGGCAAGTCAGTGGAGTGCAAAGACCACTAGACCAGGCGTGCGCTGCTGA